TGTGTACAGAGGATCAGGACAGAGAAAAACTGAAGCGGCTGTACGAGAACGGGCGGCAGAACAAAGTGCCGGGCCTTAGACTTCTTACCGGAGAGGAAGCGCGCCGATTAGAACCTAATATAACCAAGGATGCGGCAGCAGCGCTGTATGCTCCCACCGGCGGAATCGTCTGTCCCTTTGAACTCAATATAGCGCTGGCAGAGAATGCGTGCGTAAATGGGGTCGAATTTAAGTTTGGCGCTGAGGTGAGCGATATAAAAAGAACGGAAGGCGGGTATGAGATAACCGCAGGCGGCAGAATGTATGAGACGAGGGCAGTCATAAACGCGGCGGGGGTCTATGCGGATGTATTCCACAACATGGTCTGTGAGGATCAGATCCACATTACGCCGAGAAAAGGGGAATACATGCTGATGGATAAGCCGGCAGGCGCCCATGTGGGCCGGACGATATTTACCGTGCCGGGAAAATACGGAAAAGGAGTGCTGGTCACTCCCACGGTACATGGAAATCTTATGGCGGGTCCGACAGCGCTGGATATTGAGGATAAAGAGGGCACGAATACAACTGCGGCAGGGCTGGAAGAAGTACGCAGAAAGTGCGCCCAGGCCGTGACAGGTGTTCCGCTCGACCAGGTGATCACATCATTTGCGGGACTTAGGGCCCATGAGAGCGGGCGTGATTTTATCATACAGGAATCAGGACCATACTTTTTTGACTGTGCGGGAATCGCGTCGCCCGGGCTTACAAGTTGTCCCGCCATCGGTGAGATGCTGGCCGGGATGACCGCCAAACGTCTTGCGCTGCACAAAAAAGACCGTTTTATCTCGAGGCGGCAGGGAATTGTGCGGCCCGGCGCACTGCCGGAGGAAGAAAGAAACGAGCTCATGCGCAAAGAGCCGGCGTACGGCAATATCATCTGCCGCTGTGAGATGATCACAGAGGGAGAGATTCTGGATGCGGTCAGACGGCCGGTCGGCGCCAGGACGATGGACGGGGTCAAACGCCGTACGCGGGCCGGAATGGGGCGCTGCCAGAGCGGCTTCTGCGCCCCTAAAGTGATGGAGATACTGGCGCGTGAACTGGGAGTGAGTCTGCTGGACATAACAAAGTCAGGTGGGGCTTCCAGGATGCTTGCGGGCAGAGACAAAGAAGAATTGTAGGAGGAGCATGAATGCAGGAGTATGACATCGTGATAATCGGCGGCGGCCCGGCAGGGCTTGCGGCAGCTCTGTCTGCAAAGGAGCATGGGGTCGGAAGTATACTTATACTGGAGAGAGACAGGGAATTGGGCGGGATTTTAAACCAGTGTATCCACAACGGGTTCGGACTACACACATTTAAAGAAGAATTGACTGGTCCTGAATACGCATACCGGTATATTGAAAAAATCATCGAACAGAAAATGGAATACCAGCTTCAAACGATGGTGATGAATATAGAGGTGCTGGAAGACGGAATGAAGATAGTCACAGCGATGAACAGCCGGGATGGCATGATTCATATCCGGGCCAGGGCGGTCATCCTCGCCATGGGCTGCAGGGAACGTCCCCGCGGCGCCCTGAATGTACCGGGGTACCGGCCGGCAGGTATCTATACGGCCGGCACGGCACAGCGGCTTGTGAATATGGAAGGATATATGCCGGGCAAGGAGATCGTCATCCTCGGTTCGGGGGACATCGGCCTGATCATGGCAAGGAGAATGACACTGGAGGGAGCCGTGGTGAAGGCGGTAGCCGAGATCATGCCCGAATCAGGCGGACTGAAGCGGAACATTGTACAGTGCCTGGAGGATTACAATATACCGTTAAAGTTAAGCCATACGGTGGTAGACATCAAAGGTAAAGAACATATAGAAGGCGTGACGCTTGCCAGGGTGGACGCGCATAAAAAGCCCATACCGGGGACAGAGGAAGAATACAGATGCGACGCACTGCTTCTGTCGGTCGGGCTCATTCCGGAGAACGAACTGACAAGGGGAATGGGAGCCGCCATGAATGAACGTACAAAAGGACCGGAAGTAGACGGCCGGCTGGAGACGACGGTTCCCGGTGTGTTTGCGTGCGGCAATGTGCTGCATGTCCATGACCTTGTGGATAACGTGTCACGGGAGGCGGCAGAAGCCGGCAGATATGCGGCGGAATATATAGAAGGAGACGTAAGAGCATGGAGACAATAGAGATGACCTGCATCATCTGTCCAAATGGCTGCGCCCTGAAGGTGCAGACAGAGGATAAAGAGGTGGTGGATGTCACCGGTAATATGTGCATGCGCGGTTATGCGTACGCGCAGACAGAAGTACAGAATCCGACACGGATGCTTACCTCTACGGTGGATGTGACCGGAG
This is a stretch of genomic DNA from [Clostridium] hylemonae DSM 15053. It encodes these proteins:
- a CDS encoding NAD(P)/FAD-dependent oxidoreductase translates to MYDAVIIGAGVSGCATARELSAYEGKFCVFEREEDVCCGTSKANSGIVHAGYDAVPGTLKAKLNVRGNELMETLAGELDIPFVRNGSVVVCTEDQDREKLKRLYENGRQNKVPGLRLLTGEEARRLEPNITKDAAAALYAPTGGIVCPFELNIALAENACVNGVEFKFGAEVSDIKRTEGGYEITAGGRMYETRAVINAAGVYADVFHNMVCEDQIHITPRKGEYMLMDKPAGAHVGRTIFTVPGKYGKGVLVTPTVHGNLMAGPTALDIEDKEGTNTTAAGLEEVRRKCAQAVTGVPLDQVITSFAGLRAHESGRDFIIQESGPYFFDCAGIASPGLTSCPAIGEMLAGMTAKRLALHKKDRFISRRQGIVRPGALPEEERNELMRKEPAYGNIICRCEMITEGEILDAVRRPVGARTMDGVKRRTRAGMGRCQSGFCAPKVMEILARELGVSLLDITKSGGASRMLAGRDKEEL